The proteins below come from a single Streptomyces sp. M92 genomic window:
- a CDS encoding PH domain-containing protein, translated as METGSPDDTGAAGTARATREEPVWTGLPPGLLRMRRLLLVVWLGLLTLAAGLLPGLFLEPAWAFLALLPPALAVWGWVMLERNWRSWRYAERSDDLLISRGVLWREETVVPYGRMQLVEVTSGPVERHFGLASVQLHTAAAATDATIPGLDPAEAERLRDRLTELGEARSAGL; from the coding sequence ATGGAGACGGGGAGCCCTGACGACACGGGCGCGGCGGGGACGGCGAGGGCCACGCGGGAGGAGCCGGTGTGGACCGGCCTGCCGCCGGGACTGCTGCGCATGCGACGCCTGCTGCTGGTGGTGTGGCTGGGGCTGCTCACCCTCGCCGCGGGCCTGCTGCCGGGCCTGTTCCTGGAACCGGCCTGGGCGTTCCTCGCACTGCTGCCGCCGGCTTTGGCGGTGTGGGGCTGGGTGATGCTGGAGCGCAACTGGCGTTCCTGGCGGTACGCCGAGCGCTCCGACGACCTGCTGATCAGCCGGGGTGTGCTGTGGCGGGAGGAGACCGTCGTCCCGTACGGGCGCATGCAGCTGGTCGAGGTGACGTCCGGTCCCGTCGAGCGCCATTTCGGCCTGGCCAGCGTCCAGCTGCACACGGCCGCCGCCGCGACCGACGCGACCATCCCGGGCCTTGACCCGGCCGAGGCGGAACGGCTCCGCGACCGGCTCACCGAGCTGGGCGAGGCCCGATCGGCGGGGCTGTGA
- a CDS encoding PH domain-containing protein produces MPAPKESGTDPAAPGGGTTERRLHPVTPLRRAWAPVAVLVGWAVHDPDQAQRQLTRLTTTHLLIGLAVLIPAAALYGFLTWWFTHYAVTDTELRIRTGLLFRRTAHIRLERVQAIDVTQPLLARVAGVAKLKLDVIGTGKKDELAFLGAGEARALRAELLARAAGLAPETAHEVGEAPSRQLLRVPPRVLAVSLLLTGATWGTLIAAVVVPTLLWLATHNLWTVLATALPLLGAAGASSAGRFVGEYDWTVAESPDGLRLDHGLLDRAHETVPPGRVQTVRIVEPLLWRRRGWVRVELDVAGSSNSVLLPVAPRELAESVVARVLPGVTVPAGPELSRPPSRAARCRPLWWRGYGLVVTDTVFAARYGLLRRSLALVPHAKVQSVRRTQGPWQRALRLADVRVDTGANKTVTARLRDAGEAVELLRAQAEHSRTGRRDALPDRWMA; encoded by the coding sequence CTGCCCGCACCGAAGGAATCCGGCACGGACCCCGCTGCCCCGGGAGGCGGAACCACCGAGCGCCGGTTGCACCCCGTCACGCCACTGCGGCGGGCGTGGGCGCCGGTGGCCGTGCTGGTCGGGTGGGCCGTGCACGACCCCGACCAGGCGCAGCGCCAGCTGACCCGGCTGACCACGACCCACCTGCTGATCGGTCTCGCCGTACTGATCCCGGCCGCCGCCCTGTACGGCTTTTTGACCTGGTGGTTCACCCACTACGCGGTGACCGACACGGAGCTGCGCATCCGCACCGGGCTGCTCTTCCGGCGTACCGCCCACATCCGGCTCGAACGCGTCCAGGCCATCGACGTCACCCAGCCCCTCCTCGCCCGCGTCGCGGGGGTCGCCAAACTCAAACTCGACGTCATAGGCACCGGCAAGAAGGACGAACTGGCCTTCCTGGGCGCCGGCGAGGCCCGCGCCCTGCGGGCCGAACTGCTCGCCCGCGCCGCCGGCCTCGCACCCGAGACCGCCCACGAGGTCGGCGAGGCACCCTCGCGGCAACTCCTGCGCGTACCACCGCGCGTGCTGGCCGTTTCGCTGCTGCTGACCGGCGCCACCTGGGGCACGCTGATCGCCGCCGTCGTCGTACCCACCCTCCTGTGGCTCGCCACCCACAACCTGTGGACGGTCCTGGCGACCGCCCTGCCGCTGCTGGGCGCCGCGGGCGCGAGCAGCGCGGGCCGGTTCGTCGGGGAGTACGACTGGACGGTGGCCGAGTCCCCGGACGGGCTCCGCCTCGACCACGGGCTGCTGGACCGCGCGCACGAGACGGTGCCGCCGGGCCGGGTGCAGACCGTGCGGATCGTGGAGCCGCTGCTGTGGCGGCGGCGGGGCTGGGTGCGGGTGGAGCTGGACGTGGCCGGGTCGTCGAACTCCGTACTGCTGCCGGTCGCCCCGCGCGAGCTCGCGGAGTCGGTCGTGGCGCGCGTGCTGCCCGGGGTGACCGTGCCGGCCGGCCCGGAGCTGTCGCGCCCGCCAAGCCGGGCCGCGCGCTGCCGTCCGCTGTGGTGGCGGGGCTACGGGCTCGTGGTCACCGACACGGTCTTCGCCGCCCGGTACGGGCTGCTGCGCCGCAGCCTGGCCCTGGTGCCGCACGCCAAGGTGCAGAGCGTCCGCCGCACCCAGGGGCCGTGGCAGCGGGCGCTGCGGCTGGCCGACGTACGGGTGGACACGGGGGCGAACAAGACCGTGACCGCGCGCCTGCGCGACGCCGGCGAGGCGGTGGAACTCCTGCGGGCCCAGGCGGAACACTCCCGGACCGGCCGCCGGGACGCGCTGCCGGACCGGTGGATGGCCTGA
- a CDS encoding SAM-dependent methyltransferase: MTAGTSGAEEASGTHEDWQEWRGWREAAQDALYGPAGFYRVAPGGPAGHFRTSVHASPLFAGAVARLLCRVDEALGRPASLDFVDMAAGRGELVTGVLAALPAGVAARTRAYAVEIADRPDGLDDRIEWLAEPPRGATGLLFANEWLDNVPVDVAEVDSDGVVRRVLVRGDGTERLGVPVAGAEARWLARWWPLTGEEGLRAEIGLPRDAAWAAAVSALEAGLAVAADYAHTTAARPPFGTLTGFREGSQTPPVPDGSCDITAHVALDACAAAVERADASSAAGKRTVERTPPDALLRPQREVLRALGITGVRPPLALASTDPAAYVRALADASEAAELTAAGGLGDFRWLLQPVGPVDAGALLVDVPDHEEQ; the protein is encoded by the coding sequence GTGACAGCTGGGACAAGCGGGGCCGAAGAGGCCTCCGGGACGCACGAGGACTGGCAGGAGTGGCGGGGCTGGCGAGAGGCCGCACAGGACGCCCTCTACGGACCGGCCGGTTTCTACCGCGTCGCGCCCGGCGGACCGGCCGGGCACTTCCGGACGTCCGTCCACGCGTCGCCGCTGTTCGCCGGGGCGGTGGCACGGCTGCTGTGCCGGGTCGACGAGGCGCTGGGGCGGCCCGCGTCACTGGACTTCGTGGACATGGCGGCCGGCCGCGGCGAGCTGGTCACCGGGGTGCTGGCCGCGCTGCCCGCCGGCGTGGCCGCCCGCACGCGCGCGTACGCCGTCGAGATCGCCGACCGCCCGGACGGGCTGGACGACCGGATCGAGTGGCTCGCCGAGCCGCCGCGCGGGGCGACGGGGCTGCTGTTCGCCAACGAGTGGCTGGACAACGTGCCGGTGGACGTCGCGGAGGTGGACTCCGACGGAGTGGTCCGGCGGGTGCTCGTCCGGGGCGACGGCACCGAGCGGCTCGGGGTGCCGGTGGCGGGGGCGGAGGCCCGGTGGCTGGCCCGGTGGTGGCCGCTGACCGGCGAGGAGGGGCTGCGGGCGGAGATCGGGCTCCCCCGGGACGCCGCCTGGGCCGCCGCCGTCTCGGCCCTGGAGGCGGGGCTCGCCGTGGCCGCCGACTACGCGCACACCACGGCCGCCCGCCCGCCGTTCGGGACGCTGACGGGCTTCCGGGAGGGGAGCCAGACGCCGCCCGTGCCGGACGGTTCCTGCGACATCACCGCGCACGTGGCACTGGACGCGTGCGCGGCCGCCGTGGAACGCGCTGACGCGAGCAGTGCCGCAGGGAAGCGCACTGTGGAGCGCACGCCCCCCGACGCGCTGCTGCGCCCCCAACGGGAGGTCCTGCGCGCCCTCGGCATCACAGGCGTACGCCCCCCGCTCGCGCTGGCCTCCACCGACCCGGCGGCGTACGTACGCGCGCTGGCAGACGCCTCCGAGGCCGCCGAGCTGACCGCGGCGGGCGGGCTCGGCGACTTCCGCTGGCTGCTCCAGCCGGTCGGGCCCGTCGACGCCGGGGCCCTACTTGTCGATGTCCCCGACCACGAAGAACAGTGA
- a CDS encoding sensor histidine kinase has protein sequence MQRLYDFIRRHPTGVDCFWALVLLGISLVSLSAPQPRGEGTDTTALLVVFTVLLCLVIALRQRMPERMLILALVLGVGQLALDVSTLPADFAFLVIVYTVAATGARWASRTALAVGLCAAPVAQLRWADGELGIGANIAITVFQAVPFALAWVLGDSVRTRRAYFAQLEERAARLEKEREAQSKVAVAAERARIARELHDVVAHNVSVMVVQADGAAYVMDAAPDQAKKALETISSTGRQALAEMRRLLGVLRTGEHQEAGEYVPQPDVQQIEDLVEQCRSSGLPVDFKVEGTPRELPSGVELTAYRIVQEALTNTRKHGGPNAGASVRLVYFDDGLGLLIEDDGKGAPHELYEEGGFDGQGHGMIGMRERVGMVGGTLDAGPRPGGGFRISALLPLKPAH, from the coding sequence GTGCAGCGCCTCTACGACTTCATCCGCAGACACCCGACCGGGGTCGACTGTTTCTGGGCTCTCGTCCTGCTCGGTATCTCCCTGGTGTCCCTGTCGGCCCCGCAGCCGCGGGGCGAGGGCACGGACACCACGGCGCTGCTCGTCGTCTTCACCGTCCTGCTGTGCCTCGTGATCGCGCTGCGGCAGCGGATGCCGGAGAGGATGCTGATACTCGCCCTCGTCCTCGGCGTGGGGCAACTGGCGCTGGACGTCTCCACGCTCCCGGCCGACTTCGCCTTCCTGGTGATCGTCTACACCGTCGCCGCGACCGGAGCCCGCTGGGCCTCCCGGACCGCGCTCGCCGTGGGGCTGTGCGCTGCCCCCGTCGCCCAGCTGCGCTGGGCCGACGGGGAGCTGGGCATAGGGGCCAACATCGCCATAACGGTCTTCCAGGCGGTGCCCTTCGCCCTCGCCTGGGTGCTCGGCGACTCCGTCCGCACCCGCCGCGCCTACTTCGCGCAGCTGGAGGAGCGGGCCGCCCGGCTGGAGAAGGAGCGCGAGGCCCAGTCCAAGGTCGCGGTCGCCGCCGAACGCGCCCGGATCGCGCGCGAGCTGCACGACGTCGTCGCGCACAACGTCTCCGTGATGGTGGTCCAGGCCGACGGCGCCGCCTACGTCATGGACGCCGCCCCCGACCAGGCGAAGAAGGCCCTGGAGACCATCTCCTCCACCGGCCGCCAGGCCCTCGCCGAGATGCGGCGCCTGCTCGGCGTGCTGCGCACCGGCGAGCACCAGGAGGCCGGCGAGTACGTGCCACAGCCCGACGTCCAGCAGATCGAGGACCTCGTGGAGCAGTGCCGCAGCTCCGGCCTGCCCGTCGACTTCAAGGTCGAGGGCACCCCGCGCGAACTGCCCAGCGGTGTCGAGCTCACCGCGTACCGCATCGTCCAGGAGGCGCTCACCAACACCCGCAAGCACGGTGGCCCCAACGCGGGCGCGAGCGTGCGGCTGGTCTACTTCGACGACGGCCTCGGTCTGCTCATCGAGGACGACGGCAAGGGCGCCCCGCACGAGCTGTACGAGGAGGGCGGCTTCGACGGTCAGGGCCACGGCATGATCGGCATGCGGGAACGGGTGGGCATGGTGGGCGGCACCCTGGACGCCGGCCCGCGGCCGGGCGGAGGATTCCGCATCAGCGCGCTGCTGCCCCTGAAACCCGCACACT
- a CDS encoding NADH-quinone oxidoreductase subunit D, whose translation MTPTTETMVGIGGAAESTDMVLNIGPQHPSTHGVLRLRLVLDGERIVRAEPVIGYMHRGAEKLFEARDYRQIIVLANRHDWLSAFSNELGVVLAVERMLGMEVPTRAVWTRTLLAELNRVLNHLMFLGSYPLELGGITPVFYAFREREVLQNVMEEVSGGRMHYMFNRVGGLKEDLPAGWAQRARGAVAAVRSRMDVFDDLVLGNEIFRGRTRGVGALSPEAVHAYGVSGPVARASGVDFDLRRDEPYLAYGELQDTLKVVTRAEGDCLARFECLLEQTHNALDLADACLDRLAELAPGPVNQRLPKVLKAPEGHTYAWTENPLGINGYYLVSKGEKTPYRLKLRSASYNNIQALTELLPGTLVADMVAILGSLFFVVGDIDK comes from the coding sequence ATGACTCCCACGACGGAGACCATGGTCGGCATCGGCGGCGCCGCGGAGAGCACCGACATGGTGCTCAACATCGGGCCACAGCACCCGTCCACGCACGGAGTGCTGAGGCTGCGGCTGGTCCTGGACGGCGAACGCATCGTCCGCGCGGAACCCGTGATCGGGTACATGCACCGCGGCGCGGAGAAGCTGTTCGAGGCCCGTGACTACCGTCAGATCATCGTGCTCGCCAACCGCCACGACTGGCTGTCGGCGTTCTCGAACGAGCTGGGCGTGGTCCTCGCCGTCGAGCGCATGCTCGGCATGGAGGTCCCCACCCGCGCGGTGTGGACGCGCACGCTGCTCGCCGAATTGAACCGGGTGCTCAACCACCTGATGTTCCTCGGCTCGTACCCGCTGGAGCTGGGCGGCATCACCCCCGTCTTCTACGCCTTCCGGGAGCGCGAGGTCCTCCAGAACGTCATGGAGGAGGTCTCCGGCGGGCGCATGCACTACATGTTCAACCGCGTCGGAGGCCTCAAGGAGGACCTGCCCGCCGGATGGGCCCAACGCGCGCGCGGTGCCGTCGCCGCCGTGCGTTCGCGCATGGACGTCTTCGACGACCTGGTGCTCGGCAACGAGATCTTCCGGGGGCGCACGCGCGGGGTGGGTGCCCTGAGCCCCGAGGCCGTGCACGCCTACGGCGTCAGCGGGCCCGTCGCCCGCGCCTCGGGTGTCGACTTCGACCTGCGCCGCGACGAGCCCTACCTGGCCTACGGCGAGCTCCAGGACACCCTGAAGGTCGTCACCCGCGCGGAGGGCGACTGCCTGGCCCGCTTCGAGTGCCTCCTGGAGCAGACGCACAACGCCCTCGACCTCGCCGACGCCTGCCTGGACCGGCTGGCCGAGCTGGCCCCCGGGCCGGTCAACCAGCGGCTCCCGAAGGTGCTCAAGGCACCCGAGGGCCACACCTACGCCTGGACCGAGAACCCGCTCGGCATCAACGGCTACTACCTCGTCAGCAAGGGCGAGAAGACCCCGTACCGGCTGAAGCTCCGCTCGGCCTCGTACAACAACATCCAGGCGCTCACCGAGCTGCTGCCCGGGACGCTGGTCGCCGACATGGTGGCGATCCTCGGGTCACTGTTCTTCGTGGTCGGGGACATCGACAAGTAG